A genomic stretch from Ficedula albicollis isolate OC2 chromosome 4A, FicAlb1.5, whole genome shotgun sequence includes:
- the LOC101814222 gene encoding uncharacterized protein LOC101814222 — MSSSPAEECRSPVGLDCCSCCLDLANRSGLEEGAGGENNNPGSPTVSSFRQLREQLVRQNLNTDKLSSIMRQDSLEPVVRDPCYLFNQGICNRNIDQTLLSILLLFHRWESPPGSGLGAGRRGGSPGPRGCQRCGPGGDRPCLARGPCVVPAQPGRGSGSAPPCPVSVPSMGEPGTRPRALQPVPGPLCGTCSCSPRAELDPDFTPSPAPEGAGVPRPSRVRGARVQYRGAAPGGNVQYRGSLCSTGGQYGGQYRGALCSVCASVCPCGPAMSTGMYQSPMEVAVYQLHNFSISFFSSLLGGDVVSVKLDNRAALCLRPLELIGSGRCAVRRERGWTGRGLQGLGLPEPRSLGARELQPPESPAPSPGRGSKVGVGRDNPWEKLLQRLALSPALGNGREQPPGYYSPLIGLFRGLLQDLVKNHLMYAVREEVEVLKEQIKELLEKNSQLERENSLLKTLASPEQLEKFQSRLPAEVLCPEEQSPAAAAPAQHSGGSAV, encoded by the exons ATGTCCTCGTCGCCCGCGGAGGAGTGCCGCTCGCCCGTGGGGCTggactgctgcagctgctgcctggaccTGGCCAACCGGAGCGGGCTGGAGGAGGGGGCCGGGGGCGAGAACAACAACCCGGGCAGCCCCACCGTGAGCAGCTTCC ggcagctgcGGGAGCAGCTGGTCCGGCAGAACCTCAACACCGACAAGCTGAGCTCCATCATGCGCCAGGACTCGCTGGAGCCCGTGGTGCGGGACCCCTGTTACCTCTTCAACCAGGGCATCTGCAACAGGAACATCGACCAGaccctgctctccatcctcctcctcttccacagGTGGGAGTCGCCGCCGGGCAGCGGGCTCggagctggcaggagagggGGATCCCCGGGGCCCCGGGGGTGTCAGCGGTGCGGTCCGGGAGGAGACAGGCCGTGTCTGGCACGGGGTCCGTGCgtggtgccagcccagcctgggcgCGGGTCCGGCTCTGCTCCGCCGTGCCCCGTGTCT gtgcCCAGCATGGGGGAGCCGGGCACTCGGCCCCGGGCACtgcagccag TCCCGGGGCCTCTGTGCgggacctgcagctgcagcccccgtGCAGAGCTGGACCCGGACTtcaccccttccccagccccagagggTGCGGGTGTCCCCCGGCCGAGCCGCGTCCGGGGTGCCCGTGTGCAGTACCGGGGGGCAGCACCGGGGGGCAATGTGCAGTACCGGGGGTCACTGTGCAGTACCGGGGGGCAGTACGGGGGGCAGTACCGGGG TGCGCTCTGCTCCGTCTGTGCGAGCGTGTGTCCGTGCGGCCCCGCCATGAGCACCGGCATGTACCAGTCCCCCATGGAGGTGGCTGTCTACCAGCTGCACAACTTCTCcatctccttcttctcctccctgctcGGCGGGGATGTGGTCTCCGTGAAGCTCGATAACAG AGCCGCTCTTTGTCTGCGGCCGCTGGAGCTCATTGGCTCCGGGCGCTGCGCAGTGCGCAGGGAGCGCGGCTGGACAGGGAgggggctccaggggctggggctgccagagccGCGTTCCCTGGGGGCTCGGGAGCTCCAGCCCCCCGAATCCCcgg CACCAAGCCCTGGCCGGGGTTCCAAggttggggtggggagggataATCCTTGGGAGAAGCTTCTGCAGCGCTTGGCGCTTTCCCCAGCGCTTGGGAACGGGAGGGAGCAACCCCCGGGGTATTACTCTCCATTGATCGGCCTCTTCCGTGGCCTTTTGCAGGATCTTGTGAAAAACCATCTGATGTACGCTGTGCGGGAGGAGGTGGAAGTGCTGAAAGAGCAAATCAAGGAACTGTTGGAGAAAAACTCCCAGCTGGAGCGTGAGAACAGCCTCCTGAAGACCCTGGCCAGCCcggagcagctggagaagttCCAGTCGCGGCTGCCGGCGGAGGTGCTGTGCCCCGAGGAGCAGAGCCCCGCCGCGGCcgccccagcccagcactccGGGGGCTCTGCGGTGTAA